DNA sequence from the Nitrospira sp. CR1.1 genome:
ACGGCCGCCCCTTCTCACCGCGGCTGCAAGACTTGAAACCAGGCCGGCCACGCTCCGGTAAGACGGATCAGCCGTCTGTATCTGAAACCATACAGCCTGTATCCCGTTAGATACGCACAGCACACTCGAACTTGCCAACGCACCCCTCTTTCTCGCAACGCTCACCTAAATCGCGCGGATCTTTTCCGGAATCTTACCCCGCCATTTCTATCCCCACCAGCGTAGAGCAAGCATGCCTTTTGCGTGAGAGGGTCTTGAGCACGGCAGATCTCGCTCCATTTCTCTGTCAGACCACGTCCGATGCCGCCGCTAGAAGGCTCAAGGTATGCCATGCGCACTCGGACCACACGAGCCGAACCCATCATTCAATGTTCATCTTCAGCCACCCAAGCTGAGCATCTTTTGGCTGCACGACCCGCCAGCTCCCGCCGGCATCGCTATGCGCTCATACTGGGCAGAAGTCTCATGAGCCTCTGTTGGGCCATCGCCATCGAGGCTCACAATCCTTTTCCCTCCCATGCTGCTCCGGAAGAGGCCCCGGCAAGCGAAGAGCTTGAACTGCTCAAAGAAGAAGAAACGGTCAGCATCGCCACCCGTCACGAACAGCCGATCTCGCAATCCCCCTCAAACGTTTATGTCATTACGGATGAGGACATCCGACACTCCGGTGCGACCGATCTCCCTTCCGTCCTTCGCCGCGTGCCCGGGCTGGATGTGATGCAGGTCACCGGAGCCGATTTTAATGTGAGCGCGCGAGGCGACAACCAGCTCTTCGCGAATAAAATCCTTGTCATGGTGGATGGTCGATCGATGTACATCGACGGCCAGGGCCTCGTCTTCTGGAAATCACTGCCGGTGACGCTGCCGGAAATCAAACGCATTGAGGTACTCAAGGGACCTGCCTCCGTGGTCTACGGATTCAATGCCTTCGACGGGGTCATCAACATCATTACCAAGTCCGCACAGGAGATGAAGGGTACGACGCTGCAGTTCGGCGGCGGGGAGCTCGGGACCATTTCCAGCGCAGCCATCCAGGCGGGGTCGGCAGGCAAACTCGACTATCGTTTGTCCATCGGGCATGACCAGAACCAGCAATGGCGGAACAATGACGCGCTGGCGTTCCGATCGAACAAATTCAACGTGCAAACACAATACAACTTCTCGGGAGACGCCACCTTGCGCGTCGCGGGCGGATTCATCGATACAAACAGGTTTGACGGCCCCGTCTCAAATGTCCAGATCCCCCACTCGCAATTTAATCAGGGTTATTCTGATGTCCATTACCAATACCGCAATTTCTCCGTGCGCGGCTGGTGGCAGGGCAACGACATCCCCGTCGACTCCGCCACGCACCCGCTCCTCAATCGATTCGTCCGGCAGACGAACGCGACGGGCGGGTCCAATGTGTCTTTCACCACGAACACCTATAACATCGAGGCCCAACACAGTCTCGACTTCAGTCCGACAAACCGGCTGAGTTACGGCGTCAACTACCGTTACAATTCCGTCGACGGCGCGGCTGTCTCGGAATTGGGCCGGGAAGATCGACTCGGATTCCATCTGCAGGATGAGTGGAAGGTCCTGTCCTCGCTCACCCTGGTCGCGGGTATCCGCTACGACCTGCATACCCGAATCAACGGCACATGGAGTCCGCGGGTCGCCCTCATCTACAATCTGACTCCGGAACATACGTTTCGCATCAGCGGATCAGTCGCCTATCGGCCGCCGACGTTGTTCGAATCGAATCTTGACCTGCGCATCTTGCCAACCGCCCCACCCCTGTTCGCACCCATTCCGCTCTTCGGTTCGCAGAAGCTCAATCCGGAACAGATTATTTCCTATGAAGCCGGGTACCAGGGCTGGTGGTTGAAACACCGGCTTCGGACCAGGCTTGATCTGTTCTTCAACCACCTCTCAGACCTGATCAATTTTCAAACCATCGGCGCCACGCGCACACTGGTGAATGGCGGGGAGGCCGACATTTACGGAACTGAAGCAGGGTTTGAATTTCTGGCGACCAGATGGTTGAGCGGATTTGCCAACGTGTCCTACCAAAAAATCGGCCAGACCTTTACCGGCGTCTCGCGTCGAGGCGGACCCGACTGGAAAGCCAACGTCGGCCTTCGCGGCGACTGGGACAGCGGCCTCAATGGAGAAATCGCGGTGCACTACGTCGCAGGCGCGACCTACCCGTTGATTGAACTGTTTACCGCGCTCGCTCCGGTACTGCCGACCGCCACCAGCCCGACGGTGGACAGTTACACCCTGCTCAACCTGCGAGGCGGTTACCGATTTTGGCATGACAAGGCTGAGGTCGCCATTGCCGTTTATAACGCCCTGAACGACCGGCACAAGGAGCATCCGTTGGGGGACACGCTGGGAAGCCGGGTCATGGGGTGGGTCACAGTGCGATATTGAGTCGTGCGTCATGCATTTTAAATTCAACGGAGTGTGGCAGACGATGGTCGCGGCATTCCTGACGGCGAGTGTGAGCCATGGCGCCGCCGCCGAAGCCCCGCCCATGCGGCTTGAGGATTCCCTGGCCTTTTCTGCCAATAACGATCTGGAGCTGCTTAAAGAAGAAGAAACCGTGAGCATCGCGTCACGGTACGAACAACCCATTTCACAGGCGCCTTCGAACGTGTATGTGATCACGGACGAAGACATCCGCATGTCCGGCACGACCGATATCCCCACTTTGCTCCGGCGCATCCCCGGCATGGAAGTAATGCAGGCAAGCGCGGCCGACTTCAACGTCAGCGTGCGAGGCGACAACCAAACCAGCGCCAACAAACTGTTGGTGATGGTGGACGGACGATCCATTTATAACGATCTACAAGGGACCATCAACTGGAAACTCCTACCGGTCACCTTGCCAGAAATCAAACGGATCGAAATCTTGAAGGGACCGGCTTCTGCCGTCTGGGGCTTCAACGCCTTCGACGGTGTGATCAATATCATCACCAAATCGCCTGAGGAAATGAAAGGCACGACGTTACAATTTGGCGGGGGAAGCTACGGGACCATTACGGCTTCCGCGATCCAAGCCGGAACAATAGACAAGTTCGGCTATCGCCTGTCCATCGGCCACAATCAAAACGCCTCATGGAGCAACAGCAACGCCCTAGCCTTTCGCGACAATCTAGTCAATGTCTTGACCGAATATGTCCTCTCATCGGACTCCAAGATTAGAATTTCCGGCGGCCTTGTCGACTCTAACGCCCAAAACCCCGTCGTCAGCCAGGACGTGACGATTTTAGACAAACCTGCTCAAGGTTATGCCAAGATTGAATATGAACGCCCGGATTTCTTCATCAGAGCATTTTGGAATCAAAACACAAGCACTGGGGTCTACCTATTCCAGCCTTCTCTCGCACCTTTCCTGACTTACAGTTCGGGAAACGGGACACCAACCTCGATTTTTACGGCTAACACCTACAATGTCGATGTTCAACATTCGCCTGAAATCTTTTCGAGCAATCGCCTGACCTACGGCGTGAACTACCGCCTCAACACGCTTTCGAGCAATGCCATCACTCAATACACCACAGAAAACCGGCTCGGTTTCTTCATCCAGGATGAATGGAAAATTGCCGCGCCATTTACAGTTGTCGTCGGGGTTCGGTATGACTTGGACACGTTTATCAACCCGAGCATCAGCCCCCGCGTATCTCTATTCTATGCTCCATCCAACAATCATACGTTCCGACTGTCCGGTTCTGTGGCATATCGGCCACCGACCATGCTTGAAAACCAATCGAATGCATTCGTAAACACGAATCCGCCTCTGCTGCCAATCGCCACTACTATCGCGGGAGGGCGAAATCTCTCACCTGAACAAATTGCTTCTTACGACCTGGGCTACCAAGGCTGGTATTGGCGCCATCGACTCCGGATCCGTGCCGACGTGTTCTACAATCACCTCTCAGACCTGATCAGCATTCGCAACCAATCCTCGACACTGGCGGTCTTCAGCAACGACACCGGCTCGGCGGATATCTATGGCGGCGAGCTTGGGTTCGAAGTGCTGGCTACTAAATGGCTCACCGGTTTTGCCAACTACTCATACCAGGATATCCACCAGACGTTCACCGGCCGTGTGCAACGCGCAGGGCCGCACAACAAGTTCAGCGTCGGATTGCGCGGCGAGTGGGACAACGGCGTCAACGCCGAAACCATCTTCCATTACTATGGATCGGCCACATATCCGCCCGGGCAGTCATTTACCACGTTCTCTCAAGCCGGTCTCGTCACCCTCCCGAATCCGAACGTCGGTGCATACAACCTGCTCAACCTTCGAGCCGGTTATCGGTTCTGGCAGCAGAAGGCCGCCGCCGGGTACATGCGCGATGCGGAGGTGGCTGTCTCGGTCTTCAATGCGCTTAATGACGAACACAAGGAGCACCCGCTTGGCGACCTTATCGGCCGGCGGGTGATGGGCTGGCTGACTCTTCGGTTTTAACCTGTGCCCGACAACACTCGGGAGGATGCGATGGCACCGGCAACACTGACTCATTCCATCCTGGTCGTGGACGACGATCCTGATATTGCGCTCGGGCTGCAGGATTTCCTCGATCACGACGGATATCAGGTAAACGTCGCGATGACCTGCGCGGAAGCGCTCGCGCAAGCCCAGGCCCATCACTACAATGCCGTGCTGCTCGACTTGGGGCTCCCGGACGGAGACGGCTCCTCCGTCCTGCTCACACTACAACAACAACAACCCCAACTGCCTGTCATTATCCTCACGGCTTACACCAGCACCGACCGCACGGTCGGATCGCTGACCCAGGGCGCCTTTGCCTATCTGACAAAACCCTATAACCGGGATGAATTGCGCGCCGTCCTGCAACGGGCAGTCGGAGTTCAAGCCCTGGCCGTCAAAGCTGAACATGCCGAGCATGCCCTGCATGAGAGCGAAGCGCGATTTCGATCGCTGGTCGAAGCGGCGACCGACTCAATCGTCCTGGCCGATCACAACGGGCATATCCTGTCCTGGAACCGCGCCGCCGCGCAACTCTTCGGGTATACGGATGACGAAGTCCGCGGAAAGTCCCTTAGCATATTGATGCCGCCCCGCCACCGCGCCGCCCACGAGCGCGGGCTCGCGCGCGTCAGGGACACAGGAGAATCCCGCCTCATCGGCCACCTCGTCGAGCTGGAAGGGTTGCGGAAGGACGGAAGTGAATTCCCACTGGAACTCTCACTGGCCATGTGGAAGAGCGACGATGCCGTGTATTACAGCGGCATCATCCGCGACATTACCCAACGACGCCGGGCAGAGGAAATTCTCGACCGCCTCCGCCATCTCCACGAGGTCATCCTCACGCAGGCCGGCGAAGGCATTTATGGCCTGAACCGAGACGGAATGACGACCTTTGTCAACCCGACCGCAGCGGAATTTCTCGGCTACGAACCGTTCGAGCTGATCGACCAGCCGATGCACGGCCTGCTCCATCATTCTCGATCCGACGGCAGCCCCTATCCGGCCGACCAGTGCCCGATTTACGCGTCACTGCAGGACGGCCTGGTTCATCGCGTGGCAAGCGATGTCTTCTGGCGAAAGGACGGTCGCCCAGTGCCGGTGGAGTATGTCAGTACGCCGATCATTGAAAAAGGTCACACGGCAGGCGCGGTGGTGGTGTTTCGCGATATCTCCGAACGCAAAGAAGCCGAGCGCGCGGTCGAGGAAAGCCAGGAGCGGTTCCGGCAACTGGCGGAACATATCCGGGAGGTGTTCTGGATCACCAATCCGGAAAAAACGCGCGTGGTCTATATCAGCCCCGGGTATGAAGCAATTTGGGGTCGTTCCTGCGACAGTCTCTACGCCCAGCCCGCGTCCTGGCTGGAAGCCATCCATCCTGACGATCGGCCTCGAATAGAACAGGCCGCCATGAGCCGCCAGACCCTGGGCATCTACGATGAAACCTACCGCATTCTGCGTCCTGACGGATCCCTGCGATGGATCTGGGACCGTGCGTATCCGATCCGTGACGCCTCGGACAGGGTCTATCGGATCGTGGGATTTGCCGAGGATATTACCGAGCAGAAGAGGATTGAAGCGGAATTGATCGCCAGCGAGCGCCGATATCGAGCGCTGTTCGACGACAATCCCTCCATGTATTTCATGGTGGATGCGGCAGGGACCGTGCTCTCCGTCAATCGCTTTGGAGCCGAACAGTTGGGCTACGACGTGCATGATCTGATCGGAAGCTCTGTCGTGAACGTGTTCCATTCGGACGATCAAGAAGCCGTTCGCCGGAATCTCTCCGACTGCCTTTCCGATGTGGGACAACCCAAGCGGTGGGAACTTCGCAAAGTCAGGAAAGATGGCGATGTGATCTGGGTGAGAGAAACCGCTCAGGCCGTGCGAGGCGATGACCAGGCTCCGGTGGTCTTGATCGTCTGCGAAGACATCACCGCCATGAAAGAGGCTGAAATTGCCCTTCATGACAGTGAAGAGTTCAAAAACCAGATCCTGCGTAGCAGCGCAGACTGTATCAAAGTCCTCGATCTCGAAGGACGGCTGCAATACATGAATGATGCCGGTCAGCGGCTCCTGGAGATCAGCGATCTCACCAAGTACACCAACAAACCCTGGTCGGAATTTTGGGAAGGTGACGATCGCGATGCGGCGTTAGCCGCCTTGGAAGCGGCCAAGGCCGGGGACATCGGAAAATTCGTCGGACTCTGCCCGACCACGGGCGGACAAGCAAAGTGGTGGGATGTGCAAGTCACGCCCATGCTCGACACGCAAGGATATTCCCGGCGTCTCCTAGCCATCTCGCGCGATATCACCGCCTACAAACAGGTCCAGGAATCCCTGCGCTCCAGCGAGGAACGGCTGGAACACGTCATTCGCGGCTCTCACGACGGATTCTGGGACGGCCACGTGCTGCCGGGACATCCCTGGTATGCCCCGATCACCCCTGTCTGGTGGTCTCCTCGCGTGCGCGAAATGCTGGGATACAATGAGGAAGAGTTCCCTGACATTCTGGACAGTTGGGCGTCCCGATTGCACCCCGACGATCGAGCGGAAGTTTTCGCGCGGCTGACTGCCTGCATGGAACAAGGCATTTCCCACTACGATGTCGAGTACCGGCTCTTGAACAAGCACCATGACTACCAATGGTTTCACGCGCGCGCGGAAGTGGTCCAGCGGGATGCGAAGGGACGCGCCGTCAGGATGGCCGGCGCCTTGCAAGATATTACCGACCGCAAACGAACTGAAGCCCGATTGCGCCTCAGCGAAGAACGATTGCGTATGGCCCTCACCTCGTCGGAGTTCGGCATCTGGGACTGGGATGTGGCCTCGGACCGTCTCTATTGGTCCGAAGACGTCGAGATGCTGTTCGGCTTGGCCCCGGGATCTTTTCCCGGCACCTATACCGCCTATATCGGATTGATCTACCTGCTTGATCGCGGATCTACCCTCACCCGCCTCGAACTCAGTCTTCGCGATCAGACATCCGTCCATCTGCGGCATCGTGTCGTATGGCCAGATGGCTCGATACATTGGCTGGCATGGAGCGGACGGATCTATCGGAATGCCGACGGAGTCGCCACGCGCGTGCTCGGCATCGTTCACGATACGACGGGACGCACGGACGAATGAACTGGCGGCATTCGGCGACCTCACATCGGGCCGGCTGATTCGACGAGGACGCAGATTGTGACGTTCGCATTCCTACACGTGACCTTCGACACCGCGTCTGCTGCACGCCGATGGAACAGTCTGTGCTGGAGTCTCGCCCTGTTTCTGTGGGCGCTGCCGCTCACGAGCCCGGTCTTGGCGGCCGACGTCATCATTCTCAAATCCTCCGATATCGCCGCCTACAATCAGGCTATCAATGGCTTCAAAGCCGCCATTCCACCCGGCATCAATCTGTCTGAATACGACTTACAGGGAGATCTGGAGAAGGGCAGGAAACTGGCTCGAAAGATCCGCGCATCCGATCCTGCGCTTGTATTCGCCGTGGGGTTGAAGGCCGCGAAGGCCGCGCAACTCGAGATCGTCGATATCCCCGTCGTTTACTCCATGGTGTTGGATCCGGGGAAATATGGCCTGAACGCCCAGAACATGACCGGCGTCCTCCTGGAAGTGCCGGCCGAACGGCAACTGTCCATGATCCGGAACCTGCTGCCTCAACTCAAACACATCGGCACGCTCTATGACCCGGCTAAGACGTCGACACTCATTGAGGAAGCCCGGCGTTTGCTGAAACCCAGCGGAACCGAACTCGTTCCGATGCAAATCACCAGTGAACGGGATGTGCCCGGGAGCTTGCGCGCGTTGCTGCCGTCGGTCGATGCCTTGTGGCTCGTTCCTGATTCCACGGTGCTGACTGATGAGTCGCTGCGCTTTATCTTAAATACGGCACTGGAAGGACGGGTGCCGGTGATCGGGTTTTCCCGGGAATTCGCACGAAGCGGGGCCTTATTGTGCCTGTCCGTCAACTATGCCGACATTGGCCGGCAGGCCGGACAACTTACCCGCAAGCTTCTTGACGGCCAGCTCGCGCTGCCCATGAAACCCTGGCACCCGGACCGCATCGAAACCAGCTTGAATCTCAAAACGGCCAAATTCCTCGGCATCGAGATCCCTCGAGAACTCGAGCAAAAGGCCGACGAGCTGTATTGATGAAAGGACCTCTTGTGAAAGATCCAACCCATCTCGCAGCGCCGCCGTTCCTGCCGAACGGGCTGAAACGATTCGTCAGCTTGCGGACGAAGTTCGTCGTATTCTTCAGTCTCATCATCATCCTGACGTGTTCGGCCATGAGTTGGTATTTCATCCACAGCAAACGCGTCGCCATGACCGAACGGGTGCAGGATCTGGGCAGCATCCTGGTCAAGAACCTGGCTCACAATGTCCGCTACGGCATCATTCTCGAAGACCGGGTGATCCTGGAACAGTTCATCGACGGGGTGCTGGGAGTGGATGAAGTCGTCTATGCGCGGATTACCGGGGCCGACGGGCAGGTTCTCGCCGCAAAGAGCAAGGGCAGATTGAAGACTCCGCTGGGTACGGTGCGGGCGGTCGATCAACCGTTTTACCCGGCCTCCGCCATTGCGGCCTCGCTGATCAAACATCCAGTCCCGGAACCGACCGTCACGAGGCTCCGGCTCACCGCCGAGAACACCATCCCGTTCGAGGATGCGGACTCTGCGCTTCGCGTTTCGACTCCCGGCATCCGCGAAGAGACCTTTTACGATTTCGCCCTTCCGGTGCTCAAACGCGCGGAGCCTCGACTGGAAGCGCTTGCCCTTCAAGAGGAGGAGACGCGCAAGACCCGCGCCGCTCAACCGGCGCCGCCTGCCTTTGGGGTGGTCCAAATCGGCCTGACCGAGGTACCGATGCAACGAGAACTGGCGGAGGCGCTACGCACCTTCCTCCTCCTCACCTTGGGCATCATCACGGCCGGCATTCTCTCCACCAATCTTCTGGCTCGCCGCATCATTACGCCCTTGCGCAATCTCGCCGCAGGTGCGCGCAAGGTTGGAGAGGGCGATCTCTCCACGTTTGTCGTGCCGACCACACAAGACGAAGTCGGCCAGCTCACCGCCCTCTTCAACGTCATGACGAAGTCTCTTCAAGAACGTAATCAGGCCATCTCCGCAAACCTTGCCACGATCCGCCGTCACGTCACCCAATTGACGACCTTAAACCAATCCAGCGCGGCTATTACGTCCACCCTTGACCTCGATCGTCTTCTTTCAACGGTGCTGCAGCTGCTCAGCGAAAATCTGGGTTTCGCCAGGATGGTCCTATTTTTGTGGGATAGCGAGCGCGGCATCGCCACGGTCGGACAAATGCTCGGCATGCCGCCAGAGGCCGAGGAAGCCGCGCGGCGTCTGGTCATACCCGTGCATGAGGACGGCGGTTTCGCCGCGGAAATCCTGCTCCACGGGAAACCCGTCCTGGTGCCAAATATCGACACCGTCGCGGACCGCATTTCTCCGGCCGTCTTGCCCTGGCTTCGCCAGGTAGGGTTGTCGTCCTTCGTTGCGGCTCCGCTCCGCAGTCAGCAGCGCATTCTGGGCTATCTCGGCGCCGATCGCGGAGCACAGCCTTGCACGCAGGAGGATCTTGATCTGTTGGTCACCATTGCCAGCCATGTGGCCGTCGCCGTGGACAATGCGCGGGCGTATACCAAACTGGCCACCCTGACGGAACACCTCGAACGACGCGTGCAGGAACGCACCCATGAATTGCAAACCGTCAATGAACGCCTGCAGGACCACGATCAGCGGCGTTCGAAATTCGTGTCCGTCGCCTCTCACGAATTACGCACACCGATGACGTCCATTAAAGGGTTCGTCGAAAACATGCTGGATGGACTGACCGGGCCACTCTCCGAACGGCAAGAACACTATCTGCAACGCGTCAAGCATAACGTGGATCGACTGACCAGGATCATCAATCAATTGCTGGATTGGTCGCGCCTGGATGTCGGACGAATCGACATCAAACCGGAGCCGTTGTCCATCGATGCATTCGTCCGGGATGTGGTGGAGAGCTTTCAGACACTGGCGGCGGAAAAATCCATTACGCTGGACGTTCTGCCCTGCGAGCAGCCCCTCACGGTCTACGCCGATCGCGACAAACTTGAGCAAATTCTCTGGAATCTCGTTGGCAACGCGATCAAATTCACCGGGCATGCCGGACGCGTCTCAGTCCGGTGCAATGCCCATGATGCACACTTCGCCCAAATCACCGTCGCGGACACCGGCTGCGGAATTGCCCCTGACGAGTTGGCACTGGTGTTCAACGAATTTTCCAAAGTGGAATCGGCCATGCCGGCGTCGCAAGGCGCTCAACTCGGCCTCTTCATTACCAAAAGTCTCGTCGCCCTGCACGGGGGCCAGATGTGGGTGGAAAGCCAATTGGGGGCGGGAACCCAATTTTCCTTCACCTTGCCGCTCCCGACCACCCCACCGTCTCAACGGTAGGCCGGCTTTTCATCCGATTGCGATATCCCTCGCACCCCTGTATCCGATCCGATAATAGCCGCATTGTTTTGAACAACCCTTCCCAGACTGTTACCAATCATACACCCTTGCGGGTTTCTCTCTTCGCCACAGAATCAATGAGTTGATCGCGCGCGTACAGTTGAATCAGCCTCGCCCTCGCGGCACGGGTATTGCGGTCGCATCAATTGACGCGCGTTTATTCACAAAGCGGAGTGGCCAGATCGTGCATACCGCCGTACTCATTGTCGATGACGATCAGGATATCCGGGAATCACTCACAGACATGCTGCGGCATGAAGGCTATCTGGTAGAGAGTGCCGGGTCGGGTCATGAAGCGCTGCACCAGGCAAAACAGAGACAGTACGGCGCCGCCATCCTGGACATTCATCTACCGGACCTCAACGGCCTTTCAGTCCTGAAAGTGTTAATGGAGTTGGACGCTTCACTTCCTGTGATTATCCTGACCGGAAACGCGACATCCGAGAATACCATCGGCTCACTCGCCAAAGGCGCCTTTGCGTATCTCACCAAACCGTACAACGCGCAGGAACTCAAGGCCGTCATTCGTCGAGCCGTTTC
Encoded proteins:
- a CDS encoding GAF domain-containing protein, yielding MKGPLVKDPTHLAAPPFLPNGLKRFVSLRTKFVVFFSLIIILTCSAMSWYFIHSKRVAMTERVQDLGSILVKNLAHNVRYGIILEDRVILEQFIDGVLGVDEVVYARITGADGQVLAAKSKGRLKTPLGTVRAVDQPFYPASAIAASLIKHPVPEPTVTRLRLTAENTIPFEDADSALRVSTPGIREETFYDFALPVLKRAEPRLEALALQEEETRKTRAAQPAPPAFGVVQIGLTEVPMQRELAEALRTFLLLTLGIITAGILSTNLLARRIITPLRNLAAGARKVGEGDLSTFVVPTTQDEVGQLTALFNVMTKSLQERNQAISANLATIRRHVTQLTTLNQSSAAITSTLDLDRLLSTVLQLLSENLGFARMVLFLWDSERGIATVGQMLGMPPEAEEAARRLVIPVHEDGGFAAEILLHGKPVLVPNIDTVADRISPAVLPWLRQVGLSSFVAAPLRSQQRILGYLGADRGAQPCTQEDLDLLVTIASHVAVAVDNARAYTKLATLTEHLERRVQERTHELQTVNERLQDHDQRRSKFVSVASHELRTPMTSIKGFVENMLDGLTGPLSERQEHYLQRVKHNVDRLTRIINQLLDWSRLDVGRIDIKPEPLSIDAFVRDVVESFQTLAAEKSITLDVLPCEQPLTVYADRDKLEQILWNLVGNAIKFTGHAGRVSVRCNAHDAHFAQITVADTGCGIAPDELALVFNEFSKVESAMPASQGAQLGLFITKSLVALHGGQMWVESQLGAGTQFSFTLPLPTTPPSQR
- a CDS encoding TonB-dependent receptor plug domain-containing protein, whose product is MVAAFLTASVSHGAAAEAPPMRLEDSLAFSANNDLELLKEEETVSIASRYEQPISQAPSNVYVITDEDIRMSGTTDIPTLLRRIPGMEVMQASAADFNVSVRGDNQTSANKLLVMVDGRSIYNDLQGTINWKLLPVTLPEIKRIEILKGPASAVWGFNAFDGVINIITKSPEEMKGTTLQFGGGSYGTITASAIQAGTIDKFGYRLSIGHNQNASWSNSNALAFRDNLVNVLTEYVLSSDSKIRISGGLVDSNAQNPVVSQDVTILDKPAQGYAKIEYERPDFFIRAFWNQNTSTGVYLFQPSLAPFLTYSSGNGTPTSIFTANTYNVDVQHSPEIFSSNRLTYGVNYRLNTLSSNAITQYTTENRLGFFIQDEWKIAAPFTVVVGVRYDLDTFINPSISPRVSLFYAPSNNHTFRLSGSVAYRPPTMLENQSNAFVNTNPPLLPIATTIAGGRNLSPEQIASYDLGYQGWYWRHRLRIRADVFYNHLSDLISIRNQSSTLAVFSNDTGSADIYGGELGFEVLATKWLTGFANYSYQDIHQTFTGRVQRAGPHNKFSVGLRGEWDNGVNAETIFHYYGSATYPPGQSFTTFSQAGLVTLPNPNVGAYNLLNLRAGYRFWQQKAAAGYMRDAEVAVSVFNALNDEHKEHPLGDLIGRRVMGWLTLRF
- a CDS encoding PAS domain S-box protein translates to MAPATLTHSILVVDDDPDIALGLQDFLDHDGYQVNVAMTCAEALAQAQAHHYNAVLLDLGLPDGDGSSVLLTLQQQQPQLPVIILTAYTSTDRTVGSLTQGAFAYLTKPYNRDELRAVLQRAVGVQALAVKAEHAEHALHESEARFRSLVEAATDSIVLADHNGHILSWNRAAAQLFGYTDDEVRGKSLSILMPPRHRAAHERGLARVRDTGESRLIGHLVELEGLRKDGSEFPLELSLAMWKSDDAVYYSGIIRDITQRRRAEEILDRLRHLHEVILTQAGEGIYGLNRDGMTTFVNPTAAEFLGYEPFELIDQPMHGLLHHSRSDGSPYPADQCPIYASLQDGLVHRVASDVFWRKDGRPVPVEYVSTPIIEKGHTAGAVVVFRDISERKEAERAVEESQERFRQLAEHIREVFWITNPEKTRVVYISPGYEAIWGRSCDSLYAQPASWLEAIHPDDRPRIEQAAMSRQTLGIYDETYRILRPDGSLRWIWDRAYPIRDASDRVYRIVGFAEDITEQKRIEAELIASERRYRALFDDNPSMYFMVDAAGTVLSVNRFGAEQLGYDVHDLIGSSVVNVFHSDDQEAVRRNLSDCLSDVGQPKRWELRKVRKDGDVIWVRETAQAVRGDDQAPVVLIVCEDITAMKEAEIALHDSEEFKNQILRSSADCIKVLDLEGRLQYMNDAGQRLLEISDLTKYTNKPWSEFWEGDDRDAALAALEAAKAGDIGKFVGLCPTTGGQAKWWDVQVTPMLDTQGYSRRLLAISRDITAYKQVQESLRSSEERLEHVIRGSHDGFWDGHVLPGHPWYAPITPVWWSPRVREMLGYNEEEFPDILDSWASRLHPDDRAEVFARLTACMEQGISHYDVEYRLLNKHHDYQWFHARAEVVQRDAKGRAVRMAGALQDITDRKRTEARLRLSEERLRMALTSSEFGIWDWDVASDRLYWSEDVEMLFGLAPGSFPGTYTAYIGLIYLLDRGSTLTRLELSLRDQTSVHLRHRVVWPDGSIHWLAWSGRIYRNADGVATRVLGIVHDTTGRTDE